Proteins encoded in a region of the Trichosurus vulpecula isolate mTriVul1 chromosome 9, mTriVul1.pri, whole genome shotgun sequence genome:
- the LOC118831277 gene encoding 40S ribosomal protein S3a-like, translated as MAVGKNKRLTKGGKKGAKKKVVDPFLKKDWYDVKAPAMFNIRNIGKTLVTRTQGTKIASDGLKGRVFEVSLADLQNDEVAFRKFKLITEDVQGKNCLTNFHGMDLTRDKMCSMVKKWQTMIEAHVDVKTTDGYLLHLFCVGFTKKRNNQIRKTSYAQHQQVRQIRKKMMEIMTREVQTNDLKEVVNKLIPDSIGKDIEKACQSIYPLHDVFV; from the coding sequence ATGGCGGTGGGCAAGAATAAGCGCCTCACCAAAGGCGGCAAAAAAGGAGCCAAGAAGAAAGTGGTTGATCCATTTTTGAAGAAGGATTGGTATGATGTAAAAGCACCAGCTATGTTCAACATTCGCAATATTGGCAAAACACTGGTAACAAGGACTCAAGGAACAAAAATTGCCTCTGATGGCCTCAAAGGTCGAGTTTTTGAAGTGAGTCTTGCTGATTTGCAGAATGATGAGGTTGCTTTCCGTAAGTTCAAGTTAATTACTGAAGATGTTCAGGGTAAAAATTGTTTGACTAATTTCCATGGAATGGACCTTACCCGGGACAAGATGTGCTCCATGGTCAAAAAGTGGCAGACCATGATTGAAGCCCATGTTGATGTTAAAACTACTGATGGGTACTTGCTCCACCTCTTTTGTGTTGGTTTTACCAAAAAGCGCAACAACCAGATCCGTAAGACCTCTTATGCCCAGCACCAACAGGTTCGTCAGATTcgtaagaaaatgatggaaatcatgacCCGAGAGGTGCAGACAAATGACTTGAAAGAAGTTGTCAATAAACTAATTCCAGATAGCATTGGAAAAGACATAGAAAAGGCTTGCCAGTCCATTTACCCTCTCCATGATGTATTTGTCTGA